A section of the Burkholderia mallei ATCC 23344 genome encodes:
- a CDS encoding FAD-dependent oxidoreductase — protein sequence MNMRASESDFAVLGGGLVGRLIAWRLAGAGYRVSLYERGDAAGSGSAAWVAAAMLAPLAEAASAERLITDLGVASFDLWPSWLAELPEPVYFQRNGTLVVWHHADRAEAPLFKRRVRANASAELLDGGLIALAGAQLDAAEPALAGRFARGLLLPREGQLDNRQALRALAAGLAERGVDVHWNAAVAPDAAPAARITIDCRGLGAKAQMPALRGIRGEVARVHAPGIGLTRPVRLLHPRYPLYVAPKENDLYVIGATEIEGEDMSPVSVRSALELLSAAFSVHPAFGEARILELNTQCRPTLPDHRPALVWDGGATLAVNGLYRHGFMIAPEIADAAARFAQALVERTVKDADTFAAWRRDARWPALLQQRAAHASA from the coding sequence ATGAACATGCGTGCGTCTGAATCCGATTTCGCGGTGCTGGGCGGCGGCCTCGTCGGCCGCCTGATCGCGTGGCGCCTCGCGGGCGCGGGATACCGCGTGTCGCTCTACGAGCGCGGCGACGCGGCGGGCTCGGGCTCGGCCGCATGGGTCGCGGCCGCGATGCTCGCGCCGCTCGCCGAAGCCGCGAGCGCCGAGCGCCTCATCACCGATCTCGGCGTCGCGTCGTTCGATCTGTGGCCGAGCTGGCTTGCCGAGCTGCCGGAGCCCGTCTACTTCCAGCGCAACGGCACGCTTGTCGTCTGGCATCACGCGGACCGCGCGGAAGCGCCGCTCTTCAAGCGCCGCGTGCGCGCGAACGCGAGCGCCGAGCTGCTCGACGGCGGCCTCATCGCGCTCGCGGGCGCGCAGCTCGACGCGGCCGAGCCGGCGCTCGCCGGCCGCTTCGCGCGCGGCCTGCTGCTGCCGCGCGAAGGCCAGCTCGACAATCGCCAGGCGCTGCGCGCGCTCGCCGCGGGCTTGGCCGAGCGCGGTGTCGACGTGCACTGGAATGCCGCCGTCGCGCCCGACGCCGCGCCCGCCGCGCGCATCACGATCGACTGCCGCGGGCTCGGCGCGAAGGCGCAGATGCCGGCGCTGCGCGGGATTCGCGGCGAAGTCGCGCGCGTGCACGCGCCCGGCATCGGCCTCACGCGCCCCGTGCGACTCTTGCATCCGCGCTATCCGCTGTACGTCGCGCCGAAGGAGAACGATCTCTACGTGATCGGCGCGACCGAGATCGAGGGCGAGGACATGTCGCCCGTCAGCGTGCGCTCCGCGCTCGAATTGCTGAGCGCCGCGTTCTCCGTGCACCCGGCGTTCGGCGAGGCGCGTATTCTTGAACTGAACACGCAATGCCGGCCGACGCTGCCCGACCATCGTCCGGCGCTCGTGTGGGACGGCGGCGCGACGCTCGCGGTCAACGGCCTGTACCGGCACGGCTTCATGATCGCGCCGGAAATCGCCGATGCCGCGGCCCGTTTCGCGCAGGCGCTCGTCGAGCGTACCGTGAAGGATGCCGATACGTTCGCCGCGTGGCGGCGCGACGCGCGCTGGCCGGCGCTGCTGCAGCAGCGCGCGGCGCACGCGTCCGCGTGA